In one window of Xiphophorus hellerii strain 12219 chromosome 23, Xiphophorus_hellerii-4.1, whole genome shotgun sequence DNA:
- the lbx2 gene encoding transcription factor LBX2 has product MTSSKDMKAGSVLQSGGEERRRAPLDQLPPPANSNKPLTPFSIEDILNKPSVKKSVASICPPRVLEKVTGSNAARNGISTPSSPLCALEELASKTFKGLEVSVIQAAEGREHLNSFGQRQTSKKRRKSRTAFTNHQIYELEKRFLYQKYLSPADRDQIAQQLGLSNAQVITWFQNRRAKLKRDLEEMKADVESLKKITPQTLQKLVSMDNIEDPQGGGPGARSPSVSPTSQGHRAFPQSPSSSRDQTTDEFSEDDEEIEVDD; this is encoded by the exons ATGACCTCCAGTAAAGACATGAAGGCAGGGTCTGTGCTGCAGTCCGGCGGCGAGGAGCGGAGGCGGGCTCCGCTGGACCAGTTGCCGCCGCCGGCCAACTCCAACAAGCCGCTGACGCCGTTCAGCATCGAGGATATCCTCAACAAACCCTCAGTGAAGAAGTCTGTGGCCAGCATCTGTCCGCCACGAGTGCTGGAGAAAGTCACGGGCTCCAACGCGGCGAGAAACGGGATCAGCACGCCGTCCTCGCCTCTCTGCGCGCTGGAGGAGCTGGCCAGCAAAACGTTCAAGGGTCTAGAAGTCAGCGTCATCCAGGCAGCAGAAG GTCGGGAGCACCTGAACTCCTTCGGGCAGCGGCAGACGTcgaagaagaggagaaaatcGCGGACGGCCTTCACCAACCACCAGATCTACGAGCTGGAGAAGCGCTTCCTCTACCAGAAGTACCTCTCTCCGGCCGACCGTGACCAAATCGCGCAACAGCTGGGACTCTCCAACGCGCAGGTCATCACCTGGTTCCAGAACCGCAGGGCCAAGCTCAAGAGGGACCTGGAGGAGATGAAGGCGGACGTGGAGTCGCTGAAGAAGATCACGCCGCAGACCCTGCAGAAGCTCGTCAGCATGGACAACATCGAGGACCCGCAGGGTGGGGGCCCCGGGGCCCGGTCGCCCAGCGTTTCCCCGACCTCACAAGGACACCGAGCCTTCCCACAGTCCCCCTCCTCATCCAGAGACCAAACCACGGATGAGTTTTCGGAGGATGATGAAGAGATTGAGGTGGACGATTAA
- the pcgf1 gene encoding polycomb group RING finger protein 1 isoform X1, whose protein sequence is MAEQGPMAIAMRLRNQLQSVYKLDPLRNEEEVKLKIKDLNEHIVCYLCAGYFIDATTITECLHTFCKSCIVKYLQTSKYCPMCNIKIHETQPLLNLKLDRVMQDIVYKLVPGLQESEDKRIKDFYQSRGLERVIQPAGDDVSESAALPFTSFDHSKAHFYRYDEQVSLCLERLSSSLSGKDKTKLTLQQKFVRCSVRAEVRHLRKVLCHRLNVEKHQVQMLFNNESLPDHMTMKRLWLSHWFGKAQPLVLHYTIKDKRTR, encoded by the exons ATGGCGGAGCAAGGTCCAATGGCCATAGCGATGCGGCTCCGAAATCAGCTTCAGTCTGTCTATAAACTGGACCCACTACGGAACGAG GAGGAAGTTAAGTTGAAGATCAAAGACCTGAATGAACACATTGTCTGCTACCTCTGCGCTGGATATTTTATAGACGCTACAACAATTACAGAGTGTTTGCATACTT TTTGTAAAAGTTGCATTGTAAAATACCTGCAAACCAGCAAGTATTGCCCCATGTGCAACATTAAGATTCATGAAACTCAACCTTTACTCAACCTCAAGCTGGATCGAGTGATGCAAGACATTGTCTACAAGCTGGTGCCGGGCCTTCAGGAGA gtGAGGACAAACGAATAAAAGATTTTTACCAGTCACGTGGGTTAGAAAGAGTCATCCAACCTGCGGGAGACG ATGTTTCAGAGAGCGCAGCTCTACCTTTTACAAGCTTCGACCACTCTAAAGCTCACTTCTACAGATATGATGAGCAGGTTTCGCTGTGTTTAGAAAGACTAAG TTCATCACTCTCTGGGAaagataagacaaaacttactcTCCAG CAGAAGTTTGTGCGCTGCTCTGTACGAGCAGAGGTGAGACACTTGAGGAAAGTCCTTTGTCACAgattaaatgtggaaaagcaTCAG GTCCAGATGTTATTTAATAACGAGTCTTTGCCTGATCACATGACCATGAAACGGTTATGGCTTTCACACTGGTTTGGCAAG GCTCAACCATTAGTTCTTCACTACACCATCAAGGACAAAAGGACCAGATAG
- the pcgf1 gene encoding polycomb group RING finger protein 1 isoform X2, translating into MAEQGPMAIAMRLRNQLQSVYKLDPLRNEEEVKLKIKDLNEHIVCYLCAGYFIDATTITECLHTFCKSCIVKYLQTSKYCPMCNIKIHETQPLLNLKLDRVMQDIVYKLVPGLQESEDKRIKDFYQSRGLERVIQPAGDDVSESAALPFTSFDHSKAHFYRYDEQVSLCLERLSSSLSGKDKTKLTLQKFVRCSVRAEVRHLRKVLCHRLNVEKHQVQMLFNNESLPDHMTMKRLWLSHWFGKAQPLVLHYTIKDKRTR; encoded by the exons ATGGCGGAGCAAGGTCCAATGGCCATAGCGATGCGGCTCCGAAATCAGCTTCAGTCTGTCTATAAACTGGACCCACTACGGAACGAG GAGGAAGTTAAGTTGAAGATCAAAGACCTGAATGAACACATTGTCTGCTACCTCTGCGCTGGATATTTTATAGACGCTACAACAATTACAGAGTGTTTGCATACTT TTTGTAAAAGTTGCATTGTAAAATACCTGCAAACCAGCAAGTATTGCCCCATGTGCAACATTAAGATTCATGAAACTCAACCTTTACTCAACCTCAAGCTGGATCGAGTGATGCAAGACATTGTCTACAAGCTGGTGCCGGGCCTTCAGGAGA gtGAGGACAAACGAATAAAAGATTTTTACCAGTCACGTGGGTTAGAAAGAGTCATCCAACCTGCGGGAGACG ATGTTTCAGAGAGCGCAGCTCTACCTTTTACAAGCTTCGACCACTCTAAAGCTCACTTCTACAGATATGATGAGCAGGTTTCGCTGTGTTTAGAAAGACTAAG TTCATCACTCTCTGGGAaagataagacaaaacttactcTCCAG AAGTTTGTGCGCTGCTCTGTACGAGCAGAGGTGAGACACTTGAGGAAAGTCCTTTGTCACAgattaaatgtggaaaagcaTCAG GTCCAGATGTTATTTAATAACGAGTCTTTGCCTGATCACATGACCATGAAACGGTTATGGCTTTCACACTGGTTTGGCAAG GCTCAACCATTAGTTCTTCACTACACCATCAAGGACAAAAGGACCAGATAG